A genomic window from Yarrowia lipolytica chromosome 1D, complete sequence includes:
- a CDS encoding uncharacterized protein (Compare to YALI0D03157g, highly similar to uniprot|P87027 Schizosaccharomyces pombe Septum-promoting GTP-binding protein 1 (GTPase spg1)), whose translation MEQEKTVPVDMNVPHKNSVSLKIGLIGDAQIGKTSLMVKYAEGNFDEDYVQTLGVNFMEKTVSIRDTEITFLIWDLGGQREFVNMLPLVSNDSVAILFMFDLTRKSTLNSVKEWYRQARGFNKTAIPFLVGTKYDLFVQLPKEDQEEITQQAKKFAKAMKASLIFCSTSHSINVQKIFKIVLSKAFDLKLTIPEITNTGEPILVYQGVAEEGWMGRGGWVERTKQEDDQTGGKPGRRMSRIGRKAQQTRARPNTPEQTQPSSACQVDI comes from the exons ATGGAACAAGAGAAAACGGTGCCTGTGGACATGAATGTGCCACACAAGAACAGTGTGTCGCTGAAAATTGGGCTCATTGGAGACGCGCAAATCGGCAAAACGTCGCTGATGGTCAAGTATGCCGAGGGAAATTTTGACGAGGACTACGTGCAGACTTTGGGGGTGAACTTCATGGAAAAAACGGTGTCGATACGAGATACGGAGATTACGTTTCTGATTTGGGATCTGGGTGGCCAGCGGGAGTTTGTCAACATGCTTCCGCTGGTGTCCAACGACTCTGTGGCGATTCTGTTCATGTTTGATCTCACGCGAAAATCGACTCTCAACAGCGTCAAGGAGTGGTACCGGCAGGCTCGGGGGTTCAACAAGACGGCGATTCCGTTTCTGGTGGGCACCAAGTACGATCTGTTTGTGCAGTTACCCAAGGAGGACCAGGAGGAAATCACCcagcaggccaagaagtttgccaaggccatgaAGGCGTCGCTCATTTTCTGCTCCACGTCGCATTCCATCAACGTGCAAAAGATTTTCAAAATCGTGCTGTCCAAGGCGTTTGACCTGAAGCTGACGATTCCGGAAATTACCAACACTGGCGAGCCCATTTTGGTGTACCAAGGTGTTG CCGAGGAGGGGTGGATgggccgaggaggatggGTAGAGCGAaccaagcaggaggacGACCAGACAGGAGGAAAACCAGGTCGGAGGATGAGCCGAATTGGCAGGAAGGCACAACAGACCCGAGCACGCCCGAACACGCCCGAACAGACTCAGCCTAGCTCAGCCTGTCAAGTGGACATCTGA